A single genomic interval of Porphyromonas sp. oral taxon 275 harbors:
- a CDS encoding DUF4924 family protein: MYVAQAKRKENIVEYLLYMWQVEDLIRAAGVDMEGVERLILPRYGERSEAERRELYRWYSELVDMMRAEGKQQSGHLDVHRIVLMQLEELHRRLLSNSEDYVYSGMHLQILPALIQLRAKGAKEESELETALSAVYGYLTLTLKGQEISEETRQSMKQISAFLALLAHRYKMEQTGSDLEPQP; the protein is encoded by the coding sequence ATGTACGTAGCCCAGGCCAAGCGCAAGGAGAACATCGTCGAGTACCTGCTCTACATGTGGCAGGTGGAGGACCTCATCCGTGCTGCAGGTGTAGACATGGAGGGCGTGGAGCGGCTCATCTTGCCCCGCTATGGCGAGCGCAGCGAGGCTGAGCGCCGTGAGCTCTACCGCTGGTACTCCGAGCTGGTGGACATGATGCGTGCCGAGGGCAAGCAGCAGAGTGGCCACCTGGACGTCCATCGCATCGTGCTGATGCAGCTGGAGGAGCTCCATCGCCGCCTGCTCTCTAATAGTGAGGACTACGTCTACTCGGGGATGCACCTGCAGATCCTCCCTGCCCTCATCCAGCTCCGTGCCAAGGGCGCCAAGGAGGAGAGCGAGCTGGAGACGGCGCTCAGTGCCGTCTATGGCTACCTTACCCTCACGCTCAAGGGGCAGGAGATCAGCGAGGAGACCCGGCAGTCGATGAAGCAGATCAGCGCCTTCCTTGCTCTGCTGGCGCACCGCTACAAGATGGAGCAGACGGGCAGTGATCTAGAGCCTCAGCCCTAG
- a CDS encoding ectonucleotide pyrophosphatase/phosphodiesterase, with protein MGRINSLLFPLLMGAGLLSLGLGSCGVSKQHTSAELAKASDRYVVVLSLDGFRADYQGRAHTPNLDRMDAEGLSGRFRPSYPTLTFPNHYAMATGLYPNNHGLVGNEFWDERGAHYRLGDRVAVADPAFYKGEPLWNVARRHGLKSASFYWVGSETAVGGHQPDRWKKFDDKVPYTDRADSVLAWLQLPEAERPRLLMWYIEEPDHTGHHESPESPKTLRMVEKMDSVVGYFRQRLAQLPLAHKVDFILVSDHGMASFDKSKAVNLADYLPLDSFEHVATGPFTHLYPKKGYTETAYRILKRVPHVEVYHKGELPERLHFGSSPRIGELVVKAELGTQIYFSPQGIPAQSLAAGHGFDNKHEEMLAVFKAVGPDFAPGRRIAEPVPNITLYPLVCRLLGIAPGTHDADASLAEQLIKK; from the coding sequence ATGGGAAGGATTAACTCACTGCTCTTTCCGCTCCTGATGGGAGCGGGACTGCTTAGCCTTGGGCTGGGCAGCTGTGGCGTATCTAAGCAACACACTTCGGCTGAGCTAGCAAAGGCTAGCGACCGCTACGTCGTCGTACTCTCACTTGATGGCTTCCGTGCCGACTATCAGGGGCGGGCGCATACACCGAACCTTGATCGTATGGATGCCGAAGGACTGTCGGGTCGCTTCCGTCCGTCCTATCCTACCCTTACTTTCCCAAATCACTATGCGATGGCCACGGGGCTGTACCCGAATAATCACGGGCTCGTGGGCAACGAGTTCTGGGATGAGCGCGGTGCGCACTATCGCCTCGGGGATCGCGTAGCCGTGGCCGATCCTGCCTTCTATAAGGGCGAACCTCTGTGGAATGTGGCCCGTCGCCACGGGTTGAAGTCCGCGAGCTTCTACTGGGTCGGGAGTGAGACCGCCGTCGGCGGGCATCAGCCAGATCGCTGGAAGAAGTTCGACGACAAGGTGCCCTATACCGACCGTGCTGACTCGGTGCTGGCTTGGCTCCAGCTGCCCGAGGCAGAGCGTCCTCGTCTCCTGATGTGGTACATCGAGGAGCCCGACCATACGGGGCATCACGAGAGCCCCGAGTCACCCAAGACGCTACGCATGGTAGAGAAGATGGACTCCGTCGTCGGCTACTTCCGTCAGCGCCTAGCCCAGCTACCGCTCGCGCACAAGGTGGACTTCATCCTCGTGTCGGATCACGGGATGGCGAGCTTCGACAAGAGCAAGGCCGTGAACCTCGCCGACTACCTCCCCTTAGACAGCTTCGAGCACGTCGCCACGGGGCCCTTCACCCACCTCTATCCGAAGAAGGGCTACACCGAGACGGCCTACCGCATCCTCAAGCGTGTGCCTCACGTAGAGGTCTATCACAAGGGGGAGCTGCCCGAGCGCTTGCACTTCGGCTCCAGCCCTCGTATCGGGGAGCTGGTCGTCAAGGCCGAGCTCGGGACGCAGATCTACTTCAGTCCTCAGGGTATCCCTGCCCAGAGCTTAGCGGCAGGGCATGGCTTCGACAATAAGCACGAGGAGATGCTGGCGGTCTTCAAGGCCGTAGGACCCGACTTCGCCCCTGGGCGTCGTATCGCTGAGCCTGTCCCGAACATCACGCTCTACCCCCTCGTCTGCCGCCTCCTCGGGATCGCTCCGGGGACGCATGACGCTGACGCTAGCCTCGCCGAGCAGCTCATCAAGAAGTAA
- a CDS encoding type I phosphomannose isomerase catalytic subunit: MAQQTLYPLTFAPLLKEVIWGGQDIRPFKGLEPDDKKVGESWEISHVDDNYSIVAEGALKGQNLDELLRTYGDRLVGARVKARFGDRFPLLIKFIDARDYLSIQVHPDDALGMKRHNSFGKTEMWYVISAAKGAKLYSGFAVQSSPEDYVKRIAEGTIVEALAEYEVKPGDVFFLPAGRVHAIGAGCFIAEIQQTSNITYRIYDYDRTDAAGNKRELHTELAKDAIDYQLQDDYRTAYTPAKDQPVDLVSCPYFETKLLDLDAPLHRDWSALDSFVIYICMEGALTLRDAAGYEVQLHQGQSVLVPAENRELTLLPSPSCKLLETYIPEL, translated from the coding sequence ATGGCACAGCAGACACTATACCCCCTGACCTTCGCCCCACTACTCAAGGAAGTCATCTGGGGAGGCCAAGACATCCGCCCCTTCAAGGGACTCGAGCCCGATGACAAGAAGGTGGGCGAGAGCTGGGAGATCTCCCACGTCGATGACAACTACAGCATCGTAGCCGAGGGCGCCCTCAAGGGGCAGAACCTCGACGAGCTACTCCGCACCTATGGCGACCGTCTCGTCGGCGCACGCGTGAAGGCGCGCTTCGGCGACCGCTTCCCGCTGCTCATCAAGTTCATCGACGCACGCGACTACCTCTCCATACAGGTACACCCCGATGACGCGCTGGGCATGAAGCGCCACAACTCCTTCGGCAAGACGGAGATGTGGTACGTCATCTCCGCCGCTAAGGGGGCTAAGCTATACAGCGGCTTCGCCGTCCAGTCCTCGCCCGAGGACTACGTGAAGCGCATCGCCGAGGGTACGATCGTCGAGGCTCTAGCGGAGTACGAGGTCAAGCCCGGCGACGTCTTCTTCCTCCCCGCAGGGCGCGTCCACGCCATCGGTGCAGGCTGCTTCATCGCCGAGATCCAGCAGACCTCCAACATCACCTACCGCATCTACGACTACGATCGTACCGACGCAGCGGGCAACAAGCGTGAGCTGCACACCGAGCTCGCCAAGGATGCCATCGACTACCAGCTACAGGACGACTACCGCACGGCCTATACGCCCGCCAAGGACCAGCCCGTGGACCTCGTCTCCTGCCCTTACTTCGAGACCAAGCTCCTCGACCTCGACGCCCCACTCCACCGCGACTGGAGCGCCCTGGATAGCTTTGTCATCTACATCTGTATGGAGGGTGCGCTAACGCTACGTGACGCCGCAGGCTACGAGGTCCAGCTCCACCAGGGACAGAGCGTGCTGGTACCAGCAGAGAACCGCGAACTGACGCTCCTACCCAGCCCCAGCTGCAAGCTGCTCGAGACCTACATCCCCGAGCTGTAG
- the greA gene encoding transcription elongation factor GreA has product MAYNYMTKAGYDKLVAEINELETIQRPEISRQIAEARDKGDLSENAEYDAAKEAQGLLEAKISQLKATLANTRIIDESRLGTEAVQILNKVRIRNTKTKAELVYTLVSDSEANLKEKKISVNTPIAKGLMGRKVGDVVEVQTPGGLLSLEILEISF; this is encoded by the coding sequence ATGGCATACAACTATATGACCAAGGCGGGCTATGACAAGCTCGTCGCCGAGATCAACGAGCTGGAGACCATCCAGCGCCCCGAGATCTCCCGCCAGATCGCAGAGGCCCGAGATAAGGGCGACCTATCAGAGAATGCCGAGTACGACGCGGCCAAGGAAGCCCAGGGGCTCCTCGAGGCCAAGATCTCACAGCTCAAGGCCACGCTAGCCAACACGCGCATCATCGACGAATCACGCCTCGGCACCGAGGCCGTGCAGATCCTCAACAAGGTGCGCATCCGCAACACCAAGACCAAGGCAGAGCTCGTCTACACGCTCGTCTCGGACTCTGAGGCCAACCTCAAGGAGAAGAAGATCTCCGTCAATACCCCCATCGCCAAGGGCCTGATGGGGCGCAAGGTCGGGGACGTCGTCGAGGTACAGACCCCTGGCGGACTGCTCTCCCTCGAGATCCTCGAGATCAGCTTCTAG
- a CDS encoding HIT family protein, with translation MPSLFTRIIQGEIPSHRVAESEEFYAFLDIAPLQMGHTLVIPRLEEDYLFDLEDELLGRMMIFAKQVAAQIKAVTQCRKVAVLALGLEVNHAHIHLVPINTEGDIDLKKKLQPSQDELADMAARLRAAALV, from the coding sequence ATGCCTAGCCTATTCACCCGCATCATCCAGGGGGAGATCCCCTCGCACCGCGTCGCTGAGAGCGAGGAGTTCTATGCCTTCCTCGACATCGCCCCCCTACAGATGGGCCATACGCTCGTCATCCCGCGCCTCGAGGAGGACTACCTCTTCGACCTCGAGGACGAGCTCCTCGGCCGTATGATGATCTTCGCCAAGCAGGTCGCGGCCCAGATCAAGGCCGTCACCCAGTGCCGCAAGGTGGCTGTCCTCGCCCTTGGCCTAGAGGTCAATCATGCCCACATCCACCTCGTCCCCATCAACACCGAGGGGGACATCGACCTCAAGAAGAAGCTACAGCCCAGCCAGGATGAGCTCGCCGACATGGCCGCCCGCCTTCGTGCTGCAGCGCTAGTCTAG
- a CDS encoding peptide chain release factor 3: MNEYKDEIDQRRTFAIISHPDAGKTTLTEKLLLFGGAIHVAGAVKSNKIKKTATSDWMEIEKQRGISVATSVMGFEYAGHKINILDTPGHQDFAEDTFRTLTAVDSVIIVIDGAKGVEAQTRRLMEVCRMRKTPVMVFVNKMDRECQDPFDLLDEIEQELQIRVRPLSWPIDMGQRFRGVYNIYQQGLNLFTPDKQRITESVSIRDIHSPELEQHITAEQAERLRADLELVDGVYPEFDRTEYLAGDLAPVFFGSALNNFGVQELLDCFVEIAPSPRPVRAEEREVSPYEPAFTGFVFKIHANMDPNHRSCIAFVKICSGRFERNASYKHVRLGKQFKFSSPTAFMAQRKETVEEAYAGDIIGLPDTGNFRIGDTLTAGEELHFRGLPSFSPELFKYIENQDPMKTKQLAKGIDQLMGEGVAQLFTNQFNGRKIIGTVGQLQFEVIQYRLLHEYGAACRWEPVNLYKACWIESDDPAELENFKRRKSQYMAKDLAGRDVYLADSGYVLTMAQQDFPKIRFHFTSEFGGADV, from the coding sequence ATGAACGAGTATAAGGACGAAATAGACCAGCGGCGAACCTTCGCCATCATCAGCCACCCGGACGCCGGGAAGACTACCCTGACCGAGAAGCTCCTCCTCTTCGGTGGGGCTATCCACGTAGCAGGAGCCGTCAAGAGCAACAAGATCAAGAAGACGGCCACCAGTGACTGGATGGAGATCGAGAAGCAGCGCGGGATCTCTGTGGCGACCTCCGTCATGGGCTTCGAGTACGCGGGGCACAAGATCAACATCCTTGACACCCCAGGTCACCAGGACTTTGCCGAGGATACCTTCCGTACGCTCACAGCCGTAGACAGCGTCATTATCGTCATCGATGGAGCCAAGGGGGTAGAGGCACAGACCCGCCGCCTGATGGAGGTATGCCGCATGCGCAAGACGCCCGTCATGGTCTTCGTCAACAAGATGGACCGCGAGTGCCAGGACCCCTTCGACCTCCTAGACGAGATCGAGCAGGAGCTGCAGATACGCGTCCGTCCCCTCTCCTGGCCCATAGATATGGGGCAGCGCTTCCGTGGTGTCTACAATATCTATCAGCAGGGGCTGAATCTCTTCACGCCCGATAAGCAGCGCATCACCGAGAGCGTCTCCATCAGGGACATCCATTCGCCCGAGCTCGAGCAGCACATCACGGCGGAGCAGGCTGAGCGTCTGCGCGCTGACCTGGAGCTGGTCGATGGCGTGTACCCAGAGTTCGACCGCACGGAGTACCTAGCGGGAGATCTCGCTCCTGTCTTCTTCGGCTCGGCACTCAATAACTTTGGGGTGCAGGAGCTGCTGGACTGCTTCGTCGAGATCGCCCCTTCGCCGCGGCCCGTCCGTGCCGAGGAGCGCGAGGTGTCCCCCTACGAGCCTGCCTTCACGGGCTTCGTCTTCAAAATCCATGCCAACATGGATCCCAACCACCGCAGCTGTATCGCCTTCGTCAAGATCTGCTCGGGGCGCTTCGAGCGCAACGCTAGCTACAAGCATGTGCGCCTAGGCAAGCAGTTTAAGTTCAGTAGTCCCACAGCCTTCATGGCCCAGCGCAAGGAGACGGTAGAGGAGGCCTATGCGGGCGATATCATCGGCCTGCCTGATACGGGCAACTTCCGTATCGGCGACACGCTCACTGCAGGCGAGGAGCTGCACTTCCGCGGCCTGCCCAGCTTCTCCCCCGAGCTCTTCAAGTACATCGAGAACCAGGATCCGATGAAGACCAAGCAGCTCGCCAAGGGCATCGACCAGCTGATGGGAGAGGGCGTCGCACAGCTCTTCACCAATCAGTTCAACGGGCGCAAGATCATCGGCACCGTAGGGCAGCTGCAGTTCGAGGTCATCCAGTACCGCCTCTTGCATGAGTATGGGGCTGCCTGTCGCTGGGAGCCCGTCAATCTCTACAAGGCCTGCTGGATCGAGTCCGACGACCCTGCCGAGCTCGAGAACTTCAAGCGCCGCAAGTCCCAGTACATGGCTAAGGACCTTGCTGGCCGCGACGTCTATCTGGCCGACTCAGGCTATGTGCTGACGATGGCCCAGCAGGACTTCCCCAAGATCCGCTTCCACTTCACCTCGGAGTTCGGAGGCGCTGACGTTTAA
- a CDS encoding ABC-F family ATP-binding cassette domain-containing protein, translating into MISVDGLTVEIGGAPLFSNISFVINPKDRIALMGKNGAGKSTLLKILSGTREATRGKVNVPSGVKVAYLPQHLLTEDGRTVFEETEQAFSHIHAMAARMEELNEQLTTRTDYDSPEYMAIIEEVSTLGEKYYAIEEINYDKAVELTLLGLGFKRSDFDRQTSEFSGGWRMRIELAKLLLQKPDVLLLDEPTNHLDIESIQWLEDFLIETGQTVVVISHDRAFVDHITTRTLEITMGRIYDYKVNYSEYQRLRAERREQQQKAYEEQQKFIAETQDFIERFKGTYSKTNQVQSRVRMLEKLELVEVDEIDSSAIRLRFPPAPRSGTYPVQMESVGKAFEDKRIFSGVDLMIERGDKIAFVGKNGEGKSTLVRCIMKELEHEGTLTLGHNVSIGYFAQNQAAIEDETRTVFQTIDDIAEGEIRTKIKDLLGAFMFGGEASAKKVKVLSGGERTRLALLKLLLEPYNLLILDEPTNHLDMKTKEVLKQALLAYDGTLILVSHDRDFLDGLVSKVYEFGGGKVTEHLEGIYEFMQRKKMENLRELERTQG; encoded by the coding sequence ATGATATCTGTCGATGGGCTCACCGTTGAGATCGGTGGCGCTCCCCTATTCTCGAACATCTCCTTCGTCATCAACCCCAAGGACCGTATAGCCCTGATGGGTAAGAATGGTGCGGGGAAGTCCACGCTACTGAAGATCCTCAGCGGCACCCGCGAGGCTACCCGAGGTAAGGTCAACGTACCCTCGGGCGTCAAGGTCGCCTACCTGCCGCAGCATCTACTGACCGAGGATGGACGCACCGTCTTCGAGGAGACAGAGCAGGCCTTCAGCCATATACATGCTATGGCGGCACGCATGGAGGAGCTCAACGAGCAGCTGACGACACGTACCGACTACGACAGTCCGGAGTACATGGCTATCATCGAGGAGGTCTCTACCCTAGGGGAGAAGTACTATGCCATCGAGGAGATCAACTACGACAAGGCCGTAGAGCTGACGCTGCTGGGCCTGGGCTTCAAGCGTAGCGACTTCGACCGACAGACCTCAGAGTTCAGTGGCGGCTGGCGTATGCGTATCGAGCTGGCGAAGCTCCTGCTACAGAAGCCCGACGTCCTCCTGCTGGACGAGCCGACCAACCACCTAGACATCGAGTCCATCCAGTGGCTGGAGGACTTCCTCATCGAGACGGGGCAGACCGTCGTCGTGATCAGCCACGACCGCGCCTTCGTAGACCATATCACGACGCGCACTCTAGAGATCACCATGGGGCGCATCTATGACTACAAGGTCAACTACAGCGAGTACCAGCGCCTACGCGCCGAGCGCCGCGAGCAGCAGCAGAAGGCCTATGAGGAGCAGCAGAAGTTCATCGCAGAGACCCAGGACTTCATCGAGCGCTTCAAGGGCACCTACTCCAAGACTAACCAAGTGCAGAGCCGCGTGCGCATGCTGGAGAAGCTAGAGCTCGTCGAGGTCGATGAGATAGACAGCTCCGCAATCCGTCTCCGCTTCCCACCAGCCCCTCGCTCGGGCACCTACCCCGTACAGATGGAGAGCGTAGGCAAGGCCTTCGAGGACAAGCGTATCTTCTCTGGGGTCGATCTGATGATCGAGCGCGGAGACAAGATCGCCTTCGTCGGGAAGAACGGCGAGGGGAAGAGTACGCTGGTGCGCTGCATCATGAAGGAGCTCGAGCACGAGGGCACCCTGACGCTCGGGCATAACGTCTCGATCGGTTACTTCGCCCAGAACCAGGCGGCCATAGAGGATGAGACACGCACCGTCTTCCAGACGATAGACGACATCGCCGAGGGAGAGATACGCACCAAGATCAAGGACCTACTGGGGGCCTTCATGTTCGGTGGCGAGGCTTCGGCCAAGAAGGTCAAGGTGCTCTCTGGCGGAGAGCGCACGCGTCTAGCCCTGCTCAAGCTGCTCCTCGAGCCCTACAATCTCCTCATCCTCGACGAGCCTACCAACCACCTCGACATGAAGACTAAGGAGGTCCTCAAGCAGGCCCTCCTAGCCTATGACGGGACGCTCATCCTCGTCTCACACGACCGTGACTTCCTCGACGGGCTCGTCAGCAAGGTCTACGAGTTCGGTGGCGGCAAGGTCACAGAGCACCTCGAGGGGATCTACGAATTCATGCAACGAAAAAAGATGGAGAACCTCCGCGAGCTGGAGCGTACCCAAGGATAA
- a CDS encoding Gfo/Idh/MocA family protein has product MKTRKLLSVVALAATVALTGLQAQTVKLKKNTKTHIIETVVPKRPAGQKDVLGLRLAPMPVVRVGFIGLGMRGPGAVERFTHLDGVQIKALCDLHPERVAKSQKYLEKAGLPAATEYSGSEDAWKKLCDRDDIDLVYIATGWQHHAEMMIYAMNKGKHVACEVPAVMTLKEAWDVVNTAERTQRHCMMLENCVYDFFELTTLNMAQHGLFGEVLSAKGGYVHNLEPFWKYYDANWRLEANIGFRGDVYATHGLGPACWVLNIHRGDRMDYLTSMDVPATTLPRFMREEMKIENPKVKNGEMTQTLIKTIKGKTIYLEHNVTSYQPYNRYYQVIGSDGFANKYPKQGYCLRPTEESKSAVPNHEDLKSHDYVSDATRDALMKKYQHPIHAEIAEKAKKVGGHGGMDFIMDYRLIYCLQHGLPLDMDVYDLAEWSAIGELTAISLNHNSAPVAVPDFTRGAWNRLKGLQLHYAK; this is encoded by the coding sequence ATGAAGACAAGAAAGTTGCTCTCCGTCGTGGCGCTTGCGGCGACGGTGGCGCTCACGGGCCTGCAGGCGCAGACCGTGAAGCTGAAGAAAAACACCAAGACACACATCATCGAGACGGTCGTGCCTAAGCGTCCCGCTGGGCAGAAGGACGTCCTGGGGCTGCGCCTTGCCCCCATGCCCGTGGTGCGTGTAGGCTTCATCGGCCTCGGGATGCGCGGTCCCGGCGCTGTCGAGCGCTTCACACACCTTGATGGCGTCCAGATCAAGGCCCTCTGCGACCTCCATCCCGAGCGCGTGGCCAAGAGCCAGAAGTACCTCGAGAAGGCAGGCCTGCCTGCAGCCACCGAGTACAGTGGTAGCGAGGATGCCTGGAAGAAGCTCTGTGACCGCGATGATATCGACCTCGTCTATATCGCCACTGGATGGCAGCACCACGCAGAGATGATGATCTACGCCATGAACAAGGGCAAGCACGTCGCCTGTGAGGTGCCCGCCGTCATGACCCTCAAGGAGGCTTGGGACGTCGTCAACACAGCCGAGCGCACCCAGCGTCACTGCATGATGCTGGAGAACTGCGTCTATGACTTCTTCGAGCTCACGACACTCAACATGGCTCAGCATGGCCTCTTCGGCGAAGTGCTGAGCGCTAAGGGCGGCTACGTCCACAACCTCGAGCCCTTCTGGAAGTACTACGATGCCAACTGGCGTCTGGAGGCCAACATCGGCTTCCGTGGCGACGTCTACGCTACGCACGGCCTTGGCCCCGCCTGCTGGGTGCTCAACATCCACCGCGGCGACCGCATGGACTACCTCACCAGCATGGACGTGCCCGCTACGACCCTTCCCCGCTTCATGCGCGAGGAGATGAAGATCGAGAACCCCAAGGTCAAGAACGGCGAGATGACGCAGACGCTCATCAAGACCATCAAGGGCAAGACCATCTACCTCGAGCATAACGTCACCTCCTACCAGCCCTACAACCGCTACTACCAGGTCATCGGCTCGGACGGCTTCGCTAACAAGTACCCCAAGCAGGGCTATTGCCTCCGTCCTACCGAGGAGTCTAAGTCTGCCGTCCCCAACCACGAGGACCTCAAGAGCCACGACTATGTCAGCGATGCTACGCGTGATGCACTGATGAAGAAGTACCAGCACCCCATCCACGCTGAGATCGCTGAGAAGGCGAAGAAGGTCGGTGGTCACGGTGGTATGGACTTCATCATGGACTATCGCCTCATCTACTGCCTGCAGCATGGTCTGCCCCTCGATATGGACGTCTATGACCTAGCCGAATGGTCCGCTATCGGTGAGCTCACGGCGATCTCGCTGAACCACAACTCTGCTCCCGTAGCTGTCCCTGACTTCACGCGCGGTGCGTGGAATCGCCTCAAGGGCCTCCAGCTGCACTACGCTAAGTAA